In one window of uncultured Acetobacteroides sp. DNA:
- a CDS encoding RagB/SusD family nutrient uptake outer membrane protein, translated as MNKKISKLLFAVGFAAAFASCSDFLEEPPRGTQDLNTYFQTEKECTQAVNGCYQSILYDDWWQTTYFKLVSDMCTDDMWAGNTTQDGGETWELCHYMYKGKAGNGVNNNHWQFCYKGIYRCNIAIEGITNSPITNDKLKARLIAEAKFVRGLIYFELVKNYGGVPLLTKAIPPTEVKMAKSTAEQIYNQVKSDMKSAAQVLPESYGASDKGRATWGAAMAYLAKACLYTEKWDSARTVSAEIIGKKIYKLEPDFANVWSTKNPNGMESIFEVQFNKNTELNTGFRLPVVSGSRDDQGWSWGQPSANLEKAYKDEGDIERLRSTIIKNGDDVYGDPNAKAYVITPSKHKSARICRKYYIPKADRPTPYDASTNNLNYIMMRYADLLLIHAEAAYNSNHPDEAIASLKEVRDRVHLTTDMNLSGDALRDAIYKERRLELATEGHRLYDLRRWKNPSDVSKSMLSYIFGPNGTFVKWNMNEATADPLEWANKGERQDKGIYFEEGVYNLFPIPQSEIELSGGLLKQNPGL; from the coding sequence ATGAATAAGAAGATATCAAAACTACTATTTGCAGTAGGCTTTGCAGCTGCATTTGCGAGCTGTAGCGATTTTCTTGAAGAACCACCAAGAGGTACTCAAGATTTAAACACCTATTTCCAAACCGAAAAAGAATGTACTCAAGCGGTTAATGGCTGTTACCAATCTATACTGTATGACGACTGGTGGCAAACTACCTACTTCAAGTTAGTTTCCGACATGTGTACCGACGATATGTGGGCTGGTAACACCACTCAAGATGGTGGTGAAACTTGGGAACTATGTCACTACATGTACAAAGGAAAGGCTGGAAATGGCGTAAACAACAACCATTGGCAGTTTTGTTACAAAGGAATTTACCGTTGCAACATTGCCATTGAAGGCATTACCAACTCGCCAATAACCAACGATAAACTTAAAGCCCGTCTAATTGCAGAAGCCAAGTTCGTAAGAGGACTTATTTACTTTGAACTTGTTAAGAACTATGGAGGAGTACCTCTTTTAACTAAAGCAATTCCTCCAACCGAGGTAAAGATGGCCAAATCAACTGCTGAGCAGATCTACAACCAGGTAAAGAGCGATATGAAAAGCGCGGCGCAAGTGTTACCTGAGTCGTACGGAGCAAGCGATAAGGGACGCGCTACTTGGGGGGCTGCCATGGCCTACCTAGCTAAAGCTTGTCTTTACACCGAGAAGTGGGATTCTGCACGTACTGTTTCTGCTGAAATAATTGGCAAGAAGATCTATAAACTAGAGCCTGATTTTGCAAACGTTTGGAGCACAAAAAATCCAAATGGAATGGAATCGATCTTCGAAGTTCAGTTCAACAAGAATACAGAACTAAATACAGGCTTTAGACTTCCAGTTGTTTCAGGTTCTAGAGATGACCAAGGTTGGTCGTGGGGACAACCATCTGCAAACCTTGAAAAAGCATACAAGGACGAGGGTGATATAGAAAGACTCCGCTCTACCATCATTAAGAATGGTGACGATGTCTATGGTGACCCTAATGCTAAGGCATACGTTATTACGCCAAGCAAGCATAAGTCAGCTCGTATCTGCCGTAAGTACTACATTCCTAAAGCAGATAGACCAACTCCTTACGATGCTAGCACCAATAACCTTAACTACATCATGATGAGGTATGCAGATCTACTCCTCATCCATGCTGAAGCGGCATACAATAGCAATCATCCTGATGAAGCCATTGCTTCACTTAAGGAAGTTCGAGATAGAGTACACCTGACAACAGACATGAACCTTAGTGGTGATGCATTAAGAGATGCAATCTATAAGGAACGCCGTCTTGAACTAGCTACCGAGGGGCATCGCCTGTACGACCTACGCAGATGGAAGAATCCATCCGATGTATCAAAGTCAATGCTATCCTACATCTTTGGTCCTAATGGAACCTTTGTAAAGTGGAATATGAACGAAGCCACTGCCGACCCACTAGAATGGGCCAACAAGGGAGAAAGACAAGATAAGGGTATTTACTTTGAGGAGGGTGTGTACAATCTATTCCCAATTCCTCAATCAGAAATAGAATTGTCTGGTGGTTTATTAAAACAAAATCCAGGGTTGTAG
- a CDS encoding ferritin-like domain-containing protein yields the protein MGIGATKISSVDADTLIEMLNAALSEEWLAYYQYWIGARLMEGPMRSEIEPELLLHATQELNHAVLVVNRIIQLGGIPVTNPMDWMTQARCPYDAPSDFYIEIILEQNLKGERCAIQRYQEIADFTHGKDHATYQMAVTILNEELEHENDIEDWLTDLTRMKEEWKKTRM from the coding sequence ATGGGTATAGGAGCAACTAAAATATCATCTGTTGATGCTGATACGCTTATAGAGATGCTGAATGCAGCGCTCTCGGAGGAATGGCTGGCCTACTACCAGTACTGGATTGGAGCAAGGTTAATGGAAGGCCCCATGCGGAGCGAAATTGAACCGGAACTTCTGCTGCATGCCACCCAGGAGCTCAACCATGCAGTGTTGGTCGTAAACCGGATAATCCAGCTGGGCGGGATACCCGTAACCAACCCAATGGATTGGATGACGCAGGCGCGCTGTCCTTACGATGCCCCCTCCGATTTTTATATCGAGATCATTTTAGAGCAGAATTTGAAGGGCGAACGGTGCGCGATACAGCGCTATCAGGAGATTGCGGATTTCACGCATGGGAAAGACCACGCCACCTACCAGATGGCGGTGACAATTCTCAACGAAGAGCTGGAGCATGAGAACGACATCGAGGACTGGCTTACCGATCTTACCCGCATG
- a CDS encoding glycoside hydrolase translates to MKFQSFFLVALTALTTNCKADKSDPNGSEYQPGQAVVTIDVSKTYQTMDNFGASDCWTAQFIGKNWPVEKRNAMADLLFSTAMDANGQPKGIGLSSWRFNIGAGSAEQGSTSNIETVWRRSECFLNADGTYDWNKQEGQRWFLRAAKTRGVETFIGFTNSPPVYMTENGIANNKGRTSVSYNLKSGKIGEYTDFLVNVVKGIKQTDGVDINYISPFNEPEWKWDGSSQEGSPALDSDIALVVKNLDQKLTEANLNSKILVCESGQYDLTYKADNNYPGRSNHIFNFFNSTSPSYIGNLSHVPNLIGAHGYFTTTPESKLVSTRESMGAALKNQNLGFWQTEFCMLETDPLAGSGPGKDLTMTFALYVARIMHFDITTANASAWQWWLGITNGDYKDGLVYASDNTSDGTFTDSKLLWAMGNFSRFVRPGAVRVSVASSTYKTNDPTGLMLSGFIDNNRKELIVVAVNYSTVDKTFSPIVKGATISSYVPYTTSDATGDNLKPGSALSSTSAFKVPARSVVTFVGKIK, encoded by the coding sequence ATGAAATTTCAATCATTTTTTTTAGTAGCCTTAACTGCGCTAACAACCAACTGTAAGGCCGACAAATCGGACCCAAACGGAAGTGAGTATCAACCTGGGCAGGCAGTTGTTACTATAGATGTTTCGAAGACGTACCAAACTATGGATAACTTTGGGGCATCCGACTGCTGGACAGCCCAATTTATTGGAAAGAATTGGCCCGTAGAGAAGCGAAATGCCATGGCCGACTTGCTCTTTAGCACCGCAATGGATGCCAACGGACAACCAAAAGGAATTGGCCTTTCGTCGTGGCGATTCAACATCGGAGCGGGAAGCGCCGAACAGGGATCTACGAGCAACATCGAAACGGTATGGAGAAGATCGGAATGCTTCCTTAATGCCGATGGCACCTACGACTGGAACAAGCAGGAAGGACAGCGCTGGTTTCTTCGCGCCGCCAAGACCAGAGGCGTGGAAACCTTTATTGGATTCACCAACTCGCCCCCTGTTTACATGACCGAAAACGGAATTGCCAACAACAAGGGTAGAACAAGCGTAAGCTACAACCTAAAATCGGGCAAGATAGGCGAATACACCGACTTCTTGGTTAACGTGGTAAAAGGCATCAAGCAAACCGACGGTGTAGACATCAACTACATCTCGCCTTTTAACGAGCCCGAGTGGAAGTGGGACGGCAGCAGCCAGGAAGGATCGCCTGCGCTTGACTCCGACATTGCCCTAGTGGTAAAAAATCTCGACCAAAAGCTTACCGAGGCCAACTTGAACTCGAAAATTCTGGTATGCGAATCGGGTCAGTACGACTTAACCTACAAGGCAGACAACAACTACCCCGGTAGAAGCAACCATATCTTCAACTTCTTCAACTCAACCTCGCCTAGCTACATCGGGAATCTGAGCCACGTACCCAACCTGATTGGAGCCCACGGCTACTTTACGACCACACCTGAAAGCAAGCTGGTTTCGACCCGAGAAAGCATGGGCGCGGCCCTAAAAAATCAGAACTTGGGATTTTGGCAAACCGAATTCTGCATGCTCGAAACCGATCCTTTGGCTGGTAGCGGCCCTGGCAAAGACCTCACCATGACGTTTGCCCTTTACGTTGCCCGCATCATGCACTTCGACATCACCACAGCCAATGCATCGGCTTGGCAATGGTGGTTAGGCATCACCAATGGCGACTACAAGGACGGATTGGTGTACGCCAGCGACAACACCTCGGATGGTACCTTTACCGACTCGAAGCTGCTATGGGCCATGGGTAACTTTAGCCGATTTGTAAGGCCCGGCGCAGTACGCGTTAGCGTTGCCTCGTCTACCTACAAGACCAACGACCCTACAGGCCTTATGCTTTCGGGTTTTATAGACAATAACAGAAAAGAGCTGATTGTCGTTGCCGTAAACTACTCGACGGTGGATAAGACCTTCTCCCCTATCGTAAAGGGAGCAACCATCAGCTCGTACGTGCCCTACACCACCTCCGATGCAACAGGGGACAATCTTAAGCCTGGAAGCGCGCTAAGCTCGACCAGCGCCTTTAAAGTTCCTGCTCGTAGCGTGGTAACCTTTGTAGGCAAGATAAAGTAA
- a CDS encoding TonB-dependent receptor, which produces MKRYFSWMLTLLLLFGVLQVSAQVKNIKGLVVSAKDKSPVIGASVIVKGTTKGAISDVTGTFTIKAEAKDVLSISAVGFKKQEVKVGNNTTLNVTLEEDTKLIDELVVVGYGTVKKQDLTTSISTVKGSEVKNFSSGNISNALQGKVAGVQIMNGSGAPGSTPKVLIRGISSFNGSDPLYVVDGVPMGNSLNFLNPSDVESIEVLKDASATAIYGTRASNGVVLISTKKGKESKITFNFDAYYGIQTLPKPELADGIEYAKVMNERKANAGETLPFSDLSTVKSGTDWWDEVIRPTSPMQNYNLGFAGGDKKTTYAGSIGYFKQESQMDKGKWEKVSARFNSEYKFNKYITFSQTFNPRYESWVNTPDVISNTLSMDPTTPVYIPVEERINNGVTDRSKPISWFARSVHNQSWNPAGIVYRAGNDQNKQYAMTTNSSLAIEPIPGLVFKSQLGLNLRFDEYRSYTPIFFIDNLEKNDKDQVSSTHNNAFDYVWNNFVTYTKTFASKHNVTAMAGYNMERYSYSNLYASRKDLPNSNELLRYLNAATGDKGVSGVDNASSLMSYLGRINYNYDNRYYLTASVRTDGSSKFSENNKWATFPSLSLAWRASSENFMKDISWISNLKLRAGWGRIGNQNISDGAYIDQLSSGYYVFGGDRSAVIATYPSTVSNKDLKWETVEDYNIGIDLGLLNDKLTITGEYYTKESKDMLMETKYPTYSGYPTWLSRIWANVGSIQVKGWEASVNYHDEYNGLKYDIGLNLTHAKSKALKLANGSEILDGGFQGGNITRTIEGSVLAGYYGYVVDGVFQNQTEINSHTSNTGNLLQPDAVPGDFRFKDLNKDGVLNDKDREYLGNPYPDVTVGLNIKLEYKNFDFTTFWYGSFGNENFNTTKYALMSGANNANVKKGLYDASWRIDNPTNSQPRLTSADKNSNFNRISSYYVEDASFVRCKNIQLGYTFNKGLFANNKLRVSLSAQNPFLFTKYSGLDPEVGGGILNAGIDWGTYPVARTYLVNMSLSF; this is translated from the coding sequence ATGAAAAGATATTTCAGTTGGATGCTAACCTTGCTACTACTCTTTGGAGTACTGCAGGTATCAGCACAAGTAAAAAACATAAAGGGACTTGTTGTTTCTGCAAAGGACAAGAGCCCTGTTATTGGTGCTTCCGTTATTGTAAAAGGGACTACCAAAGGCGCTATTTCGGATGTTACGGGAACCTTTACAATTAAAGCAGAAGCCAAAGATGTACTTTCCATCTCGGCCGTAGGCTTTAAAAAGCAAGAGGTTAAGGTTGGCAACAACACGACTCTGAACGTAACGCTTGAAGAAGACACCAAGCTAATTGACGAACTTGTAGTTGTTGGCTACGGTACTGTAAAAAAGCAGGACTTAACCACCTCCATTTCTACAGTTAAAGGATCGGAAGTTAAGAACTTTTCATCTGGCAATATCAGCAATGCGCTTCAAGGGAAAGTTGCTGGTGTGCAGATTATGAATGGATCTGGAGCACCAGGATCGACCCCAAAGGTGTTAATTCGAGGCATCTCATCATTTAATGGTTCAGATCCTCTATATGTTGTTGATGGAGTACCAATGGGCAATAGTCTTAACTTTCTAAATCCTAGCGATGTTGAAAGCATCGAAGTGCTTAAGGATGCTTCAGCAACTGCTATCTACGGAACTCGTGCTTCCAACGGAGTTGTGCTTATCTCAACAAAAAAAGGAAAGGAAAGCAAGATTACCTTCAACTTTGACGCCTACTATGGCATTCAAACACTACCAAAGCCAGAACTTGCCGATGGAATAGAGTATGCTAAGGTAATGAACGAGCGTAAAGCCAATGCGGGCGAGACGCTTCCTTTTTCTGATCTAAGTACAGTAAAATCAGGAACCGATTGGTGGGACGAAGTTATACGACCTACATCACCTATGCAGAACTATAACCTAGGCTTCGCAGGCGGAGATAAAAAGACCACCTATGCAGGTAGCATTGGTTACTTTAAGCAGGAATCACAAATGGATAAGGGAAAATGGGAAAAGGTGTCTGCTCGTTTCAATTCCGAGTACAAGTTCAACAAGTACATCACCTTTAGCCAAACGTTCAATCCTCGCTACGAAAGTTGGGTTAACACCCCTGATGTAATCTCCAACACCTTGTCAATGGATCCCACAACGCCTGTTTATATTCCCGTGGAGGAAAGAATAAATAATGGAGTTACGGATCGCTCTAAGCCTATTAGCTGGTTTGCCCGTTCTGTCCACAACCAATCGTGGAATCCCGCAGGAATTGTTTACCGCGCAGGTAACGATCAAAACAAGCAATATGCAATGACAACCAACTCAAGCCTTGCAATTGAGCCTATACCAGGTTTAGTTTTCAAGTCTCAGTTAGGATTAAACCTTCGTTTCGACGAGTATCGTAGCTACACCCCAATCTTTTTCATTGACAACTTAGAGAAAAATGATAAGGATCAAGTTAGCAGTACACATAATAACGCATTTGACTACGTATGGAATAACTTTGTAACCTATACGAAAACCTTTGCAAGCAAGCACAATGTTACAGCCATGGCTGGTTATAATATGGAGCGCTACTCCTATAGCAACTTATATGCTAGCCGCAAGGACTTACCCAACAGCAACGAGCTGCTTCGCTACCTTAACGCAGCAACTGGCGACAAAGGTGTAAGCGGTGTAGACAATGCAAGCTCATTAATGTCCTACCTTGGCCGTATCAACTACAACTACGATAACCGTTACTACCTAACAGCATCTGTTCGTACTGATGGTTCTTCGAAATTTTCTGAGAATAACAAGTGGGCTACATTCCCTTCTTTATCTCTTGCTTGGCGAGCTAGCAGTGAAAACTTCATGAAAGATATATCGTGGATTAGCAACCTAAAGCTACGCGCAGGATGGGGACGAATCGGTAATCAAAACATTTCTGATGGAGCCTATATAGATCAACTCTCTAGTGGTTATTATGTATTTGGAGGTGACAGAAGTGCTGTAATTGCAACTTACCCATCAACAGTGAGCAACAAAGACCTTAAATGGGAAACTGTTGAAGACTATAACATTGGTATAGACCTTGGTTTACTAAATGATAAGTTGACCATAACAGGAGAATACTACACCAAGGAATCTAAAGATATGCTCATGGAGACCAAATACCCAACCTATAGTGGTTATCCAACTTGGCTTTCGCGTATATGGGCAAATGTGGGCAGTATCCAAGTTAAAGGATGGGAAGCATCCGTCAACTATCACGACGAATACAATGGGTTAAAGTACGACATTGGACTTAACCTAACCCATGCAAAGAGCAAAGCATTAAAATTAGCCAACGGAAGCGAAATTCTTGATGGTGGATTCCAAGGTGGTAACATTACTCGCACCATCGAAGGTTCTGTGCTTGCTGGATACTATGGTTATGTTGTTGATGGCGTATTCCAGAATCAAACAGAAATCAACTCACATACATCCAATACAGGAAACCTGCTTCAACCCGATGCTGTACCTGGAGATTTCCGCTTCAAGGATCTGAACAAGGATGGTGTTCTTAACGACAAGGATAGAGAATACCTAGGTAACCCCTACCCTGATGTAACAGTTGGTTTAAACATTAAGCTGGAGTATAAAAACTTCGACTTTACCACATTCTGGTACGGATCATTTGGCAACGAAAACTTCAACACCACAAAGTATGCCTTGATGAGTGGAGCAAACAATGCCAATGTTAAGAAAGGACTATATGATGCATCTTGGAGAATTGATAATCCAACCAACTCTCAACCCCGACTAACTTCGGCTGATAAGAATAGCAATTTCAACAGAATCTCTAGTTACTATGTTGAAGATGCATCCTTTGTTCGCTGCAAAAACATTCAACTTGGATACACCTTTAACAAAGGTCTATTTGCCAACAACAAGTTAAGAGTTAGCCTATCCGCTCAAAACCCATTCCTCTTTACCAAATATTCGGGTCTTGATCCAGAAGTTGGAGGTGGCATCCTAAACGCAGGTATTGACTGGGGTACATATCCAGTTGCGCGTACCTATTTGGTAAACATGAGCCTATCATTCTAA